The region TGACGGTGGCGTCGACAACTTTATTGCCGGTGCCGAAGTGCGCGTGGCCCGGGCCGTGAATCGTGACTACCTGGGTTCCCATTCTGCGGGCGAGTTGTCCGTGGCCTGAGTACGGCGTCTGGGGGTCACGGGTCGCGGACAGCTGCAATGGGCGAGTCTTTAATGCCGCCCCGTTGAGTGGCGCGATTCCGGTGACTGCGCCGGCGCCGTTGCAGTACCACCCTGAGCCGCGTGAAGCGTTGAAGAACGTAAACGGGTCTCCCGTGAGCTGTGACCATGCAAATGAGGGGAGCAGCGTTGGGTCGCCGGGGACAACGTTCTCATTGCACCACTGGGCAGCCTGCAGCTGCTCGACCGCCATCATCTGATCCACCGCCTGCTGAATCTCTTCCTTGGACGGCTGCTTCGATTCTTCAGCGGTCAGGGTGCCGTTTGTGGACCGTGCCAGGTAGTCCCACATCTTTGGGGTTGGAAGCATAGCGCGGGTCTCCTGCAGGAGCGGCGACTTAGCTTGTACAGCACCAGGGTTCAGCATGCGGCTGATGACGCCTTCACCTTCGACACGGGTTTTCCCGACTGCTGTCATGGCGTCCGCGCCAGCCTGTCCGGCGAACTCCAGGCCCGCTGGCAGATCGCCAACGCGTGCAGGCGGGGGAGTGACGGTGGGATTAGTTCCCGCTTGCGCGCTTACCTTGCGCGACCAGTACTGGTACGCCTTCAGGGGAGTGTTGCCCATGTGATACTTGGCGTCGTTGAGTGCTACCCACGCGAAGTATTCGTTGAGCGCCTTCTCGTACGCTGCTTGTTGGTCGGCGGCAATGCCGTTCCAGGAACGGGTTGGATCCATTGCGGAGTCAAGCACAACCTTGTCGGTGTGCTGGGGGAATAGCGTCGCGTATACGGAACCAAGGTACGTGCCGTAGGAGACACCGAGGATGGAAATCTGCTGGTAGCCCAGCGCGCGTCGAACTTCCTCCCAATCGCGCGCGGTGTTCTCCGTGGTGATGGTTTCGGGGTAGCCAGGCTTGTCGCCTTGGCAGGCCGAACGGTTGAAACCTCCTGCGTTGAAGAGACTGTCAGCAGTGAGCTTGGCTATCTGGCCAGGATCGTTCACATCGGGAATTGCGCACTCAAGTGCAGTCGAGCCGGGCAGGCCACGGGGTTGCACACCGATGATGTCCCACTCGTTGTTGAGTTCTTTCGGGAAATCAAGAATGTT is a window of Corynebacterium pseudogenitalium DNA encoding:
- a CDS encoding alpha/beta fold hydrolase; amino-acid sequence: MRTTASVIAALGLLGMAVVTPATAQPAPAVQWTKCPKEVKDSTAQCGHIDVPMRYNQPNGKKIQIGFVRVPAKTQARRGALFTNPGGPGGDAYAYAAGNILDFPKELNNEWDIIGVQPRGLPGSTALECAIPDVNDPGQIAKLTADSLFNAGGFNRSACQGDKPGYPETITTENTARDWEEVRRALGYQQISILGVSYGTYLGSVYATLFPQHTDKVVLDSAMDPTRSWNGIAADQQAAYEKALNEYFAWVALNDAKYHMGNTPLKAYQYWSRKVSAQAGTNPTVTPPPARVGDLPAGLEFAGQAGADAMTAVGKTRVEGEGVISRMLNPGAVQAKSPLLQETRAMLPTPKMWDYLARSTNGTLTAEESKQPSKEEIQQAVDQMMAVEQLQAAQWCNENVVPGDPTLLPSFAWSQLTGDPFTFFNASRGSGWYCNGAGAVTGIAPLNGAALKTRPLQLSATRDPQTPYSGHGQLARRMGTQVVTIHGPGHAHFGTGNKVVDATVINYLRTGKADRTDAPGYWEAQ